Proteins from a single region of Azospira inquinata:
- a CDS encoding EAL and HDOD domain-containing protein, which yields MVAPVSAPPIYLGRQPILDSQQQLYGYELLFRAGPNPNRALVHDSLSATATVVAYAFGELGLGDALGQHRGFINVDQAFLDSSASELLPKDQVVLEILEDVPLTADLLERCASLRQAGFTLALDDVTALTPAVQALLPLAHIVKVVIGALPGDSLNELVAALAPYPVELLAEQVETREQMERCRALGFRYFQGYYFARPDILTGHRLGHARLSLLKILTQVLDDAETAALESLFKREPGLSINLLRLANSAAVGARAQIDSLRHAITLLGRRQLQRWLQLLLYTDPSGITYATPLLQLAATRARLMEILAGAQQPDLPAYGDKAFLTGILSLTPGLFNLTMEDILAQISNLADDVCQALLQHQGPLGQLIRLVESLEEEKLEQVPRLLAQIPGLSPEQLNQAQAQALAWTAALEENHSR from the coding sequence GTGGTCGCCCCGGTTTCCGCACCCCCCATCTACCTGGGCCGCCAGCCCATCCTGGACAGCCAGCAGCAGCTTTACGGCTACGAACTGCTGTTCCGGGCCGGGCCCAATCCCAATCGGGCCCTGGTGCACGATTCCCTCTCCGCCACCGCCACCGTGGTGGCCTACGCCTTCGGGGAACTGGGGCTGGGGGACGCCCTGGGCCAGCACCGGGGCTTCATCAACGTGGATCAGGCCTTTCTCGACAGCAGCGCCTCCGAACTTCTGCCCAAGGATCAGGTGGTGCTGGAAATCCTGGAAGACGTGCCCCTTACCGCCGACCTCCTGGAACGCTGCGCCAGCCTGCGTCAGGCGGGCTTCACCCTGGCCCTGGACGACGTCACCGCCCTCACCCCGGCGGTCCAGGCCCTGCTGCCCCTGGCCCACATCGTCAAGGTGGTGATCGGCGCCCTGCCGGGAGACAGCCTCAATGAACTGGTGGCCGCCCTGGCCCCCTACCCGGTGGAACTGCTGGCGGAGCAGGTGGAAACCCGGGAACAGATGGAACGCTGCCGGGCCCTGGGCTTCCGCTACTTCCAGGGCTACTACTTCGCCCGGCCCGATATTCTCACCGGCCACCGCCTGGGCCACGCCCGTCTCTCCCTCCTGAAAATTCTTACCCAGGTGCTGGACGATGCGGAAACCGCGGCCCTGGAAAGCCTGTTCAAACGGGAGCCGGGCCTCAGTATCAATCTCCTGCGCCTGGCCAATTCCGCCGCCGTGGGCGCCCGGGCCCAGATCGACTCCCTGCGCCACGCCATCACCCTGCTGGGGCGCCGCCAGCTGCAACGCTGGCTACAACTGCTGCTGTACACCGACCCCAGCGGCATCACCTACGCCACCCCCCTGCTGCAACTGGCCGCCACCCGAGCCCGGCTCATGGAAATTCTGGCCGGGGCCCAGCAGCCGGACCTGCCGGCCTACGGGGACAAGGCCTTTCTCACCGGCATCCTGTCCCTCACTCCTGGGCTCTTCAATCTCACCATGGAAGACATCCTGGCCCAGATTTCCAATCTGGCGGATGACGTGTGCCAGGCCCTGCTACAACACCAGGGGCCCCTGGGCCAACTGATCCGCCTAGTGGAAAGCCTGGAAGAGGAAAAACTGGAGCAAGTTCCCCGCCTTCTGGCCCAAATTCCCGGCCTCAGCCCGGAACAGCTCAATCAGGCCCAGGCCCAAGCCCTGGCCTGGACCGCCGCCCTGGAAGAAAACCACTCCCGCTAA
- a CDS encoding C-GCAxxG-C-C family (seleno)protein — protein MFEIRRAQGADHPAILHLLALTPVGEPTHPLREDDVLYVAETDGTLIGISGLAPCAPHMGLFHSLLVRPGFRKRHIARQLYQRVMDHAYDLGIRELYTLTASGRTYFETLGFLPASQEQPPAPLQRLLHDASYEPGQTALLVRSLARQGDGPPPRPEPGREEDPGLAAARHFDQGYYCAESVLLALSHHLGRDNPLIPRIATGFCTGQSRAWGTCGALSGAIMALGLELGRSDPQASASPVYRAVQRLTQEFGQACGGTRCSELLGCDLDTEDGRQVYCRTQAHVQCREYVSLAARLAVQIIAASPAQDPNGSLF, from the coding sequence ATGTTCGAGATTCGCCGAGCCCAAGGCGCCGATCATCCGGCCATACTCCATTTGCTGGCCCTGACCCCGGTAGGGGAACCCACCCATCCCCTGCGGGAAGACGACGTGCTCTACGTGGCGGAAACGGACGGGACCCTGATCGGTATCAGCGGCCTGGCCCCCTGCGCCCCCCACATGGGCCTCTTCCACTCCCTCCTGGTACGCCCCGGTTTCCGCAAACGGCACATCGCCCGCCAGCTGTACCAGCGGGTCATGGACCATGCCTACGATCTGGGTATTCGGGAGCTGTACACCCTCACCGCCAGCGGCCGCACCTATTTCGAGACCCTGGGCTTTCTCCCCGCCTCCCAGGAACAGCCTCCCGCTCCCCTGCAACGCCTGTTGCATGACGCCAGCTATGAACCGGGCCAGACGGCCCTGCTGGTGCGCTCCCTGGCCCGCCAGGGGGATGGCCCCCCGCCCCGGCCGGAGCCGGGCCGGGAGGAGGATCCGGGGCTGGCCGCCGCCCGCCATTTCGACCAGGGCTATTACTGCGCCGAAAGCGTGTTGCTGGCCCTGAGCCATCATCTGGGCCGGGACAATCCCCTCATTCCCCGCATTGCCACGGGCTTTTGCACCGGCCAGTCCCGCGCCTGGGGCACCTGCGGCGCCCTTTCCGGGGCCATCATGGCCCTGGGGCTGGAACTGGGGCGCAGCGACCCTCAAGCCTCCGCCAGCCCCGTGTACCGGGCAGTGCAGCGCCTCACCCAGGAGTTCGGCCAGGCCTGCGGCGGTACCCGGTGCAGCGAATTGCTGGGCTGCGATCTGGATACGGAAGATGGCCGCCAGGTCTATTGCCGCACCCAGGCCCACGTCCAATGCCGGGAATACGTCAGTCTGGCCGCCCGGCTGGCGGTCCAGATTATCGCCGCCAGCCCGGCCCAGGACCCCAACGGCAGCCTGTTCTAG
- a CDS encoding NUDIX domain-containing protein, which translates to MSDELVLPPIVRAPRFCPYCGASLSPRELGGLARLACRDELCGYVFWNNPTPVVAALVQWRGQMVLARNAAWEEKKFGIIAGFLERDESPEAGAMREVKEELDLDCQRWSLIGAYPFPRKNEVIIAYHVEAEGEIRLSEELCEVKLVAPDQLQGWDFGTGLAVRDWLAKRQPEGGV; encoded by the coding sequence ATGTCTGATGAACTGGTTTTGCCTCCCATCGTTCGTGCCCCCCGTTTCTGCCCCTATTGCGGCGCCTCCCTGAGTCCCCGGGAGCTGGGGGGGCTGGCCCGGCTGGCCTGTCGGGACGAGTTGTGCGGCTATGTATTCTGGAACAATCCCACCCCGGTGGTGGCGGCCCTGGTGCAATGGCGGGGGCAGATGGTTCTGGCCCGCAACGCGGCCTGGGAGGAGAAAAAGTTCGGCATCATCGCCGGCTTTCTGGAGCGGGATGAATCCCCCGAGGCCGGGGCTATGCGGGAAGTGAAGGAAGAGCTGGATCTGGATTGCCAGCGCTGGTCCCTGATCGGCGCCTACCCCTTCCCCCGGAAAAATGAGGTGATCATCGCCTACCACGTGGAGGCGGAGGGGGAAATTCGCCTTAGCGAAGAATTGTGTGAGGTCAAACTGGTGGCCCCGGATCAGCTCCAGGGCTGGGATTTCGGCACCGGTTTGGCGGTGCGGGACTGGCTGGCCAAGCGCCAGCCGGAGGGCGGGGTTTAG
- the rlmM gene encoding 23S rRNA (cytidine(2498)-2'-O)-methyltransferase RlmM, producing MKKPAVTPASGVSLAPSAFSAVLFYCRPGFEKEMAQEITDRGAELAVFGYVKAKPDSGYVLFVPHQQEDMAILMDKLRWKRLVFARQLVFVAPLDGDLPTTDRVTPLLARAKSLGCAFSSLQVETADTNEAKELLAFCRKFSTPFTRALEKAGLLQPEAADLPWLHLFFLGSAAAYVGVSFPGNHSGWFMGIPRLRMPRAAPSRSTLKLAEALLELVGERHLDNLFHAGLTAVDLGAAPGGWTWQLVQRELNVTAIDNGPMDPALMASGQVEHLRVDGFHYHPKRPVDWLVCDMVESPSRIAGVMGEWLASGWCRQALFNLKLPMKKRYDELERCRDIMDARLAEAGIKYRLDFKQLYHDREEVTGYLRPVKG from the coding sequence ATGAAAAAACCTGCTGTCACCCCGGCCTCCGGGGTCTCCCTTGCTCCCTCCGCCTTTTCCGCTGTGCTGTTTTATTGCCGTCCTGGCTTTGAAAAGGAAATGGCCCAGGAAATTACCGACCGGGGGGCGGAACTGGCCGTCTTCGGCTATGTGAAGGCCAAGCCCGATTCGGGCTATGTGCTCTTTGTGCCCCACCAGCAGGAGGATATGGCCATCCTGATGGACAAGCTGCGCTGGAAGCGCCTGGTTTTTGCCCGCCAGCTGGTGTTTGTGGCCCCCCTGGACGGCGACTTGCCCACGACGGACCGGGTGACGCCCCTCCTGGCTCGGGCCAAATCCCTGGGCTGTGCCTTTTCCAGCCTCCAGGTGGAAACGGCGGATACCAACGAGGCCAAGGAATTGCTGGCCTTTTGCCGCAAATTTTCCACCCCCTTCACCCGGGCCCTAGAAAAAGCCGGGCTGCTTCAGCCCGAGGCGGCGGACCTGCCCTGGCTCCACCTCTTTTTCCTCGGCTCGGCGGCGGCCTATGTAGGGGTCTCCTTCCCGGGCAACCATTCGGGCTGGTTCATGGGCATTCCCCGGCTGCGCATGCCCAGGGCCGCTCCGTCTCGCTCTACCTTGAAGCTGGCGGAAGCCCTGTTGGAACTGGTGGGGGAACGGCATCTGGATAACCTGTTCCACGCCGGGCTCACGGCGGTGGACCTGGGGGCCGCCCCCGGGGGCTGGACCTGGCAGCTGGTGCAGCGGGAACTGAATGTGACCGCCATCGACAACGGTCCCATGGACCCGGCCCTGATGGCCTCGGGCCAGGTGGAGCACCTGCGGGTGGATGGCTTCCACTACCACCCCAAGCGGCCCGTGGACTGGCTGGTCTGCGACATGGTGGAAAGCCCCTCCCGTATCGCCGGGGTGATGGGGGAATGGCTGGCCAGCGGCTGGTGCCGTCAAGCCCTGTTTAATCTCAAACTCCCCATGAAAAAGCGCTACGACGAACTGGAGCGCTGCCGGGACATCATGGATGCCCGGCTGGCCGAGGCGGGCATCAAATACCGCCTGGATTTCAAGCAGCTCTACCACGACCGGGAAGAAGTCACCGGCTACCTGCGTCCGGTAAAGGGCTGA
- a CDS encoding aldo/keto reductase — MDYRQLGTSDLRVSAVCLGTMTFGQQNSEAEGHAQLDYARSQGINFFDTAEMYPVPARGETTGATEKIVGTWLKRQPRDQIVLATKAAGPGRGMGWLRGGQGPKDFSKASLETALNGSLARLQTDYVDLYQLHWPARNQPMFGRWQFDPAGEGEAASHDTPLRETLAALADLVKAGKIRYVGVSNEHPWGLMQFLRLADEMGLPRVVSLQNAYNLMNRVFDITLAEVCYREKVGLLAYSPLAFGLLSGKYLADPQAPGRVNLFPGFAQRYSKTNVQEAVAAYQELAARHHLSLTQLALAFCYRRWSVTSTIIGATSLTQLEENLAAYATPVTPTLLEAMDQIHLRYPNPAP, encoded by the coding sequence ATGGATTACCGCCAACTGGGCACCAGCGACCTGCGGGTTTCCGCCGTCTGCCTGGGCACCATGACTTTCGGCCAGCAAAACAGCGAAGCGGAAGGCCATGCCCAACTGGATTACGCCCGCAGTCAGGGCATCAATTTCTTCGACACCGCCGAAATGTACCCGGTCCCGGCCCGGGGCGAGACCACGGGCGCCACGGAAAAAATCGTCGGCACCTGGCTGAAACGCCAGCCCCGGGATCAGATCGTTCTGGCCACCAAGGCCGCCGGTCCGGGCCGGGGCATGGGCTGGCTGCGGGGCGGCCAGGGGCCCAAGGATTTCAGCAAGGCCAGCCTGGAAACGGCCCTGAACGGCTCCCTGGCCCGACTCCAGACCGACTATGTGGATCTCTACCAGCTCCACTGGCCAGCCCGGAACCAGCCCATGTTCGGCCGCTGGCAGTTCGATCCGGCCGGGGAAGGGGAAGCCGCTTCCCACGACACCCCCCTACGGGAAACCCTGGCCGCCCTGGCGGACCTGGTGAAGGCGGGGAAAATCCGCTACGTGGGGGTCTCCAACGAACACCCCTGGGGGCTGATGCAGTTCCTCCGCCTGGCGGACGAGATGGGCCTGCCCCGGGTGGTGTCCCTCCAGAACGCCTATAACCTGATGAACCGGGTGTTCGACATCACCCTGGCGGAAGTCTGCTATCGGGAAAAGGTGGGCCTGCTGGCCTATTCCCCCCTGGCCTTTGGCCTGTTGAGCGGCAAGTATCTGGCCGATCCCCAGGCTCCGGGGCGGGTCAATCTGTTCCCCGGCTTTGCTCAGCGCTACAGCAAAACCAATGTGCAGGAAGCCGTGGCCGCCTACCAGGAACTGGCCGCCCGCCACCATCTGAGCCTCACCCAGCTGGCCCTGGCCTTCTGCTACCGGCGCTGGAGCGTCACCAGCACCATCATCGGCGCCACCTCCCTAACCCAGCTGGAAGAAAATCTGGCCGCCTACGCCACGCCGGTGACGCCGACGCTTCTGGAAGCCATGGACCAGATCCATCTCCGCTACCCCAATCCGGCGCCCTGA